The DNA sequence TTAAGCCCGATTCTGGCACTTACATTTCTAACATCATAGGTATTTGATTATAATGTACATTTGGTTTCATTCAGGTTCTCACAACCACTTTTTCTTCTTGAAGTAAATTAGCATAGAGACGCCCACGGTAACCATTACGAGCAAGATACTAGGATAGCCCCAGCGCCAATCAAGTTCTGGCATGTATTTAAAATTCATTCCATAGATTCCAGCAATAAAAGTGAGCGGCATAAATACCGTTGCAATCATTGTTAGTACTTTCATCACAGCATTCAGTCTGTTATTGATACTCGAAAGATAAATTTCAAGCATCCCGGAAACCATATCACGGAAAGTCTCCAGGGTATCAATTGCTTGAATTGTATGATCATAGACATCTTTAAGATATATCGTAGAAGAGTCTTTAACGAGTGGAGATTCTCCTCTTTCTAATTCACCAATTACTTCCCTGAGAGGCCAGATAGACCTGCGTAACAATACCATATCTCCTTTCAACTTGTATATTATACGTAAAATTTTAGGCGCCGGATGATCGACGAGCTCTTCTTCTAACAATTCTATCCTTTCTGCCAGTATTTCCAGGACGATAAAATAGTTATCAACGATCGCATCTAACAGGGAATAAGCAAGATAATCAGCCCCCATTTTTTTTATGCGGCTTTTATTCCCTCTTATTCGATCTCTTACCGGATTAAAAACATATCCTTCTTTCTCCTGAAAGGAAATAACAAAGTTTGATCCTAGTACCAGACTCACTTGTTCCGCAATTATCTCATTAGTTTTATTATTATAGTAGAACATTTTAAGTACAATATAGATGTATTCGCCGAAATCCTCCATCTTTGGGCGTTGATCTGTGTTCAGAATATCCTCCATAATAAGGGGATGAATTCCAAAACAATTACCAATTTTTTCCAAAACCTCAATCTGATGAATACCATCTATATTTATCCATGCTACGGTAAGTTTATTTTTATCATTGAAAGGGAAACATTCTTCAATTGTTTTCACTTCTTTTTCCAAAAAGTGAGTATCATCATAATCTACGATGGTAATCTTCGCTTTTTCTGCCTTCTGTTCCCCGATATGGATGAGGGCACCGGGAGGGAGACCAGCTTTTTTTGACCTTTTTTTAACCAGTTTTGCCATATTGAACTTTCTCTATTTGAGAACCAAAATAGTTTGGATAAATCATTATTTATCATCTTTATGAAGATGCGAAAAAGATAAGATTTAGATTACCCCAAAGCTCTTTCTCTTGTCAAGAATATTGAGATAAAGAGATGGATTGATTACCGGTAGGAGTAAAGTGAACTTCAGAAATTTATTAGTAAGTACAACTCAATAAGAATCTTAAATAGAACTTCAGGAGACAGGTGGTAAAAATATTTTTTTCTTTTCCTTGACTATTAAAAAATTCAATATATAATTAATCGCTTTTCCGGGTGTTTAGAAGATCGACTACTAGAAGAGAGAAATTTAAGGAGTAATAGTTTGCCATGTGTTTTGTGATCTTCTGTAATACCTTAAATTTGTAGATATAAAAAAATATTTTTTCCCCCTTGATTTTTTGAAAATTTAATATATAATATTTAGCTTTGTTGACTTATAAAAAAGTTATTGCAAAGCCTTGAATATTAAAAAATTTGTTGTATAATTACAAGGGTTTGTAAGCGAATAGTTCTTTGGTAACATAAGAAGTCATAAGCGTGCGAGAAGTGAGTTGGATCGAGTCGAGAAGTAAGCTAAGAGAGCTAGGCGAGAGCTTAGCGCTTTATATTCTAATAGGTAATAGATTATGAAGGGTATGATCTTGGCTCAGAACGAACGCTGGCGGCGTGGATTAGGCATGCAAGTCGAACGAGGGAGTGTGCCGAAAGGTGCACAAACCGAGTGGCGTAAGGGTGAGTAATGCATTGATAACCTACCTTTGAGACGGGGATAACAACGTTCCGCAAGGGACTCCCGAAAGGGTTGCTAATACCCGATAAAACTCTTGGTGCTTAGGTATCGAGAGTCAAAGGTTTGGGGCCGAAAGGTTCCATATGCTCAGAGAGGGGTCAATGTCCTATCAGCTAGTTGGTAGGGTAAAGGCCTACCAAGGCGAAGACGGGTAGCCGGCCTGAGAGGGTGGTCGGCCACATTGGGACTGAGACACTGCCCAGACTCCTACGGGAGGCTGCAGTCGAGAATCTTTCGCAATGCCCGGAAGGGTGACGAAGCGACGCCGCGTGTGGGAAGAAGGCCTTCGGGTTGTAAACCACTGTCGGGAGTTAAGAAGTGTAAGGGGGTGAATAGTCCTCTTGCTTGACGTTAGCTCCGGAGGAAGCCACGGCTAACTCTGTGCCAGCAGCCGCGGTAATACAGAGGTGGCAAGCGTTGTTCGGAATTATTGGGCGTAAAGAGCACGTAGGTGGCCCTACAAGTCAGCTGTGAAATCCTTCTGCTCAACGGAAGAACGGCAGTTGATACTATAGGGCTCGAGTGCGGGAGGGGAGAGTGGAACTTCTGGTGGAGCGGTGAAATGCGTAGATATCAGAAGGAACATCGGCGGCGAAAGCGACTCTCTGGCCCGTAACTGACGCTGAGGTGCGAAAGCTAGGGGAGCAAACGGGATTAGATACCCCGGTAGTCCTAGCCGTAAACGATGGGCACTCGGTAGAGGGGTTTTGATTATCTCTCTGCCTGAGCTAACGCGTTAAGTGCCCCGCCTGGGGAGTACGGCCGCAAGGCTAAAACTCAAAAGAATTGACGGGGGCTCGCACAAGCGGTGGAGCATGTGGCTTAATTCGATGCAACACGAAGAACCTTACCGGGGCTTGACATGGTAGAAGTAGGAGCCCGAAAGGGTAACGAACGGTATCCAGTCCGTAGCTATCACAGGTGTTGCATGGCTGTCGTCAGCTCGTGTCGTGAGACGTTGGGTTAAGTCCCCTAACGAGCGAAACCCTTGTCTTTAGTTGCCAACAGGTCAAGCTGGGCACTCTAAAGAGACTGCTGTCGTCAAGACGGAGGAAGGTGGGGATGACGTCAAGTCATCATGGCCCTTATGTCCCGGGCTGCACACGTGCTACAATGGTCGGTACAAAGGGATGCCAAGTCGCAAGACGGAGCGAAACCCAAATAAAGCCGATCCCAGTTCAGATTGGAGGCTGAAACCCGCCTCCATGAAGTAGGAATCGCTAGTAATCGCGGATCAGCTATGCCGCGGTGAATATGTTCCCGAGCCTTGTACACACCGCCCGTCAAGCCACCCAAGCAAGATGCACCCGAAGCCACTGGCCTAACCCGCAAGGGACGGAAGTGTCTAAGGTGTGTTTTGTGAGGAGGACTAAGTCGTAACAAGGTAGTCGTAGGAGAACCTGCGGCTGGATCACCTCCTTTCTAAGGAGTAAAAAGAACTGATTCAATTCAGCTCGCACGTGGAAGGCTTCTTATGTTCATATATAAAAAATACGTTTTCATTATCAGAGCTAAGGCAAGCAGTGATAGAGGCAAGGGAAGGTGCAGGCCAAAGATATTGATACCATTTTGGGCCTATAGCTCAGTTGGTTTAGAGCATTCCCCTGATAAGGGAAAGGTCAGTGGTTCGAATCCACTTAGGCCCACCACTTCCGATTATGGTGTATGAAGTTTTGGAAGCGGGGGATGTAGCTCAATTGGGAGAGCGCTGCCCTTGCAAGGCAGAGGTTGGCGGTTCGATCCCGCTCATCTCCACCACTTTAAATCGGCATAAGGATTTAAGGTAATTAAAGAATACGTAAAATACTAATTTTGTTCTTTGAAAAGTGAATACTTAACGGGTAGCAATTAGATCCTCTTTGGATAAGATGATTACAAAAGTTGTCAAGCTAGAGAAGGGTACATGGTGGATGTCTAGGCGCTAAGAGACGATGAAGGACGTGGAAGACTGCGATAAGCTTCGGGGAGCTGCCAAACAAGCATTGATCCGGAGATTTCCGAATGGGGAAACCTACTATGGGTTTATGCCATAGTATCGGTATCTGAATACATAGGGTATCGAGGTGAACGGAGAGAAGTGAAACATCTCAGTAACTCCAGGAGAAGAAAGAAATTCGATTTCCTCAGTAGCGGCGAGCGAAAGGGAAGAAGCCCAAACCGGTTGTGTGTCAAGCCCTTGTGTGTTGCACAGCCGGGGTCGTGGGGATTGCATTCGGCAAGACAAGGCTTGCCGGGAAAGTTATCAACGAAATTTTTAGCTGAATAGTGCAGGAAAGCCTAACCATAGAAGGTGATAGTCCTGTAAGCGAAAAGGATTTCGCTTTCTTTGCAATTTCCCAAGTAACATCCGTCTCGTGGAAGCGGGTGTGAATTAGGGGGGTCCATCCTCTAAGGCTAAATACTTCTTAGCGACCGATAGCGCACAAGTAGCGCGAGCGAAAGATGAAAAGCACCCCTGTTAGGGGGATGAAATAGAACCTGAAATCGTGTACTTACGAGCGGTGGGAGCACTATGTATCGCAAGATACAGTGTGACCGCGTGCCTTTTGCATAATGAACCGGCGACTTACTGTGCATTGCTTGGTTAAGTCTGTGAAGGACGGAGCCGTAGCGAAAGCGAGTGTGAAATGCGCGATAGTATGGTAGTGCATAGTAGACCCGAAACCAGGTGATCTACCCTTGGTCAGGATGAAGCGGATGTAAAAGTTCGTGGAGGTCCGAACGCACTTGCGTTGAAAAGCGAGGCGATGAACTGAGGGGAGGAGTAAAAGTCTAATCAAACTTGGTGATAGCTGGTTCTCCTCGAAATAGCTTTAGGGCTAGCCTTATGGAACTCTGGAACGGGGGTAGAGATACTGATTGGATTTTGGGGTCCACCAGACTACCAAATCCTGTCAAACTCCGAATACCGTTCTATGTATCATAAGAGTCAGACTGTGGGGGATAAACTTCATGGTCAAAAGGGAAACAACCCAGACCGACAGCTAAGGTCCCTAAAATAGACTAAGTGATAAAGGAAGTGAGAGTGCGAAGACAGTTAGGATGTTGGCTTAGAAGCAGCAATCATTTAAAAAGTGCGTAATAGCTTACTAATCGAGCATTCTTGCGCCGAAAATATTACGGGACTCAAGTCTATTACCGAAGCTTCGGATTTGTGAGATTATGCGTAATCTTACAAGTGGTAGGGGAGCGTTCTACGGTAGGTTGAAGAGAGACTGAAAAGACTCTTGGACGATGTAGAAGTGATAATGCCGGTATAAGTAGCGATAATATAAGTGAGAATCTTATTCGCCGCAAGCCTAAGGTTTCCTGGGGAAGGTAAATCCGCCCAGGGTTAGCCGGGACCTAAGTCGAGGCTGAAAGGCGTAGACGATGGATAGCAGGTTAATAGTCCTGCGCCACCATACGAGCATTTGAGCATGGGGGGACGGAGGTGTGAAGGTTAGCAAACCTATTAGACACGGTTTGTTCAAGCCGGAGGTGTTGTCCCAGGAAAATCCGGGACATATGGCACCGAAGGTGAGTACGTAGGCGTAAGCCGATAAGTAACCGGAGCACCTTCCAAGAAAAGCCTCGTTTGCAAGTTCGTGTGGTGCTCGTACTAAAACTGACACAGGTAGGCGGGGAGAGGATCCCAAGGCGCTCGAGAGAACCCTCGTTAAGGAACTCGGCAAAATCACTCCGTAACTTCGGGAAAAGGAGTACCCTGAGCAATCAGGGTCGCAGTGAAAAGGCCTGGGCGACTGTTTACTAAAAACACAAGTCTCTGCTAAGATCTAAAATCAACGTATAGAGACTGACGCGTGCTCGATGCCAGAACGTTAAGGGAATGGGTTAGTGTCCGAAAGGAAAGCGAAGCTCAGAACCGAAGCGCTGGTGAATGGCGGCTCTAACTATGAGAGTCCTAAGGTAGCGAAGTTCCTTGTCAGATAATTACTGACGTGCATGAATCGCGTAACGACTTAGGTACTGTCTCAACGAGGGACTCGGCGAAATTGTAGTCGTGGTGAAGATGCCACGTACCCGCGGCAAGACGGAAAGACCCCGTGAACCTTTACTGTAGCCTATTATTGGGTTTTGGCACAGTATGCGTAGGATAGGTGGGAGACTGAGAAGTCCTGGCCCTGGCCAGGATGGAGTCGACGTTGAAATACCACTCTTACTATGTTAAAATTCTAACCAAAGTCCGTGAATCCGGATTTGGGACAGTTATAGGTGGGCAGTTTGACTGGGGCGGTCTCCTCCCAAAGAGTAACGGAGGAGTCCAAAGGCTTCCTCAGTGCGCTTGGCAACCGCACGAAGAGTGTAAGGGCAGAAGGAAGCTTGACTGTGAGACTTATAAGTCGAGCAGATGTGAAAGCAGGGCCTAGTGATCCGGTGGTTGTGTGTGGAAACGCCATCGCTCAACAGATAAAAGGTACTCCGGGGATAACAGGCTGATCGCCCCGAGCGTCCATAGCGGCGGGGCGGTTTGGCACCTCGATGTCGGCTCATCGCATCCTGGGGCTGGAGAAGGTCCCAAGGGTTCTGGAGTTCACAGATTAAAGCGGTACGCGAGCTGGGTTTAGACCGTCGTGAGACAGGTCGGTCCCTATCTGTCGTGGGTGTGTGATATTTGAGGAGATCTGTCCTTAGTACGAGAGGACCGGGATGGACGTACCTCTGGTGTACCAGTTGTCGTGCTAACGGCATAGCTGGGTAGCTATGTACGGAAAGGATAAATGCTGAAGGCATATAAGCATGAAGCCTACTCCAAGACGAGATATCATTTTCTGTAAAGAAGAGAGACACCTCGAAGACTACGAGGTCGATAGGCCAGAGGTGTAAGCATAGTAATGTGCTCAGCTGACTGGTACTAATTCGTCAAAAAGCTTGACTCTTTTTGATTGCCTTATCCAAAAGTATCTGTTGTTACCGTTAAGATATTCATTTGTTCACCAAAAGTTCTTTATTTTCCGGTGGGCATAGTAAGAGTGAAACACCCGTTCCCATTCCGAACACGGTAGTTAAGCCTCTTACGCCAATGGTACTGGCGAAAGCCGGGAGAGTAGGTCACTGCCGGAATTTACTCACTCAAAGCCCATCCATATCACCTCTTCACCAGGATGGGCTTTGCTTTTTTACCTATTGCACCCTTTTTATGGGAAAATATGTAGAACTTATCTTACCTGTACATCCATTCTTAATGTTCTTCCTTAAACACAGGTTGCCTCTATGAAGTTTATTGAGTTACAGCCTCTTGATATCTAATCCCGTGTTCGCTATTTTATTCTGGTTTTATAGAATTAATACATGCTTACTAAGATAAAGCTTATAAATTGAGCAATTGATATATTCAGGCTTTTAATAGCCTCTTTATCACGAAAAGAAATTTGAGTAAAAAATTATGAATATACAAAAAATAGGAATAATAGGCGCTGGAACGATGGGAGGTAGTATAGCCCAAGTGATAGCACAAAGCGGTTATGAGGTAGTACTTGAAGATATAAAAGAGGAATATGTGAGAGCGGGATTTGCAAAAATAAAAGGCAGATTGGAAAAAGGGGTAGGTGCAGGAAAGCTTGAAAGCAAGGAGAGAGATAGAATACTTTCAAATATAAAAACCGTTCAAAAACTGGAAGATTGTAAAGATGCAGATCTTATTATTGAGACTGTGACAGAAAAAGAAGATGTCAAAAAACAAATTTTTAAGGAATTGGACATCCTGTGCGATGAAGAAACAATTTTTACTACAAACACCTCGTCTATTTCCATAACAAGACTTGCCAGTACTACTGGACGACCTGAACGCTTTGCTGGTATGCGTTTTATGAATCCTGCTTATGGTATGAAACTTATAGAAGTAGTTCGGGGATTGCATACCTCTGAGGAAACCATCAATATACTTATAGCTGTTTCTGAGATAATAGGAAAGACATCTGTTGTTGTTCAGGATTTTCCGGGTTTTGTTTCAAACCGTATACTTATGTCTATGATAAACGATGCAATTTACTGCCTGCAGGAAGGAGTTACTTCCAGGGAAAATATCGATACCATCATGAAACTCGGGGCAAACCATCCTATGGGGCCACTTGAACTTGCGGATTTCATTGGCTTAGATACTTGTCTGATTATACTTGAGATGCTTTATGCAGACTTAGGAGGAAGATATCGACCTTGTCCAATGCTCAAAAAAATGGTGGCAGGCGGAAAACTTGGGAAGAAAAGCGGGGAAGGATTTTATGAATACAGATAATACAGTATCAAAGAAGCTATGGGAAAATGGGGTTTCAGAAATTGCCTCAGGCTAACACATCATCACAATAACAGCTATTCTCTGACATGTACTTCGAGTAAAGATACCTAAAATTTTTCATGTACGAAAAATATATGAATTTTAACCTGAAATTAGAAAAGATAGATACCCTTATTCAATTAGCTATTCAGGAGGATATCGGAATGGGGGATATTACAACAGAGAACCTTATTCCGGACAATCTATTTGTAGAGGGAGTATTTATTGCAAAAGAAAATGGAACTATAGCTGGATTGCCGGTTGTTGAATACTTTTTTTCGAAACTTGATAAAAATGTTCTTTTTCGACATTGGGTTAAGGATGGTATTTCCGTTAATAAAGGTGAAACCATTGCTACGATAAGCGGTAGTGCGAAGACATTACTTTCTGGTGAACGCATAGCTTTGAATTTCCTCCAAAGGCTTTCGGGAATTGCAACACATACGGCGCAATTCGTTGAACGTATAAAGCCGCTAAGAACTCCTATCATGGACACGAGGAAAACCCTCCCTGGCTGGAGATATTTGGAAAAGTATGCAGTCGTAATAGGTGGCGGAGTGAACCATAGGATAGGTCTCTACGATCAGGTGCTTATTAAAGATAATCATCTTGATATTATGAAAAATAGATTATTCCTTGATCTTTCCACGGATAGCATTATTGAAAGGTC is a window from the Candidatus Jettenia sp. genome containing:
- the corA gene encoding magnesium/cobalt transporter CorA codes for the protein MAKLVKKRSKKAGLPPGALIHIGEQKAEKAKITIVDYDDTHFLEKEVKTIEECFPFNDKNKLTVAWINIDGIHQIEVLEKIGNCFGIHPLIMEDILNTDQRPKMEDFGEYIYIVLKMFYYNNKTNEIIAEQVSLVLGSNFVISFQEKEGYVFNPVRDRIRGNKSRIKKMGADYLAYSLLDAIVDNYFIVLEILAERIELLEEELVDHPAPKILRIIYKLKGDMVLLRRSIWPLREVIGELERGESPLVKDSSTIYLKDVYDHTIQAIDTLETFRDMVSGMLEIYLSSINNRLNAVMKVLTMIATVFMPLTFIAGIYGMNFKYMPELDWRWGYPSILLVMVTVGVSMLIYFKKKKWL
- a CDS encoding 3-hydroxyacyl-CoA dehydrogenase NAD-binding domain-containing protein; this encodes MNIQKIGIIGAGTMGGSIAQVIAQSGYEVVLEDIKEEYVRAGFAKIKGRLEKGVGAGKLESKERDRILSNIKTVQKLEDCKDADLIIETVTEKEDVKKQIFKELDILCDEETIFTTNTSSISITRLASTTGRPERFAGMRFMNPAYGMKLIEVVRGLHTSEETINILIAVSEIIGKTSVVVQDFPGFVSNRILMSMINDAIYCLQEGVTSRENIDTIMKLGANHPMGPLELADFIGLDTCLIILEMLYADLGGRYRPCPMLKKMVAGGKLGKKSGEGFYEYR
- the nadC gene encoding carboxylating nicotinate-nucleotide diphosphorylase: MYEKYMNFNLKLEKIDTLIQLAIQEDIGMGDITTENLIPDNLFVEGVFIAKENGTIAGLPVVEYFFSKLDKNVLFRHWVKDGISVNKGETIATISGSAKTLLSGERIALNFLQRLSGIATHTAQFVERIKPLRTPIMDTRKTLPGWRYLEKYAVVIGGGVNHRIGLYDQVLIKDNHLDIMKNRLFLDLSTDSIIERSVSLVRQKIKQGILIEVETRTPKEVRDALEARVDIILFDNMNIEQLKEAVKIVKDWKSAGGTHLPVTEASGNITLETVHLVAQTGVDRISAGAITHSAKAMDISLEMSNY